One genomic region from Quercus robur chromosome 4, dhQueRobu3.1, whole genome shotgun sequence encodes:
- the LOC126721004 gene encoding uncharacterized protein LOC126721004 isoform X4 encodes MEGRTTKSVEQICGSKTKKVVGKIRVEVRKLRVIPRRKLKSTYSQRGAIYMQAGAEYVRHVSSLLKTGMNSLKIASFSVTSEEPLSCLFQLKSATEDTEVEPGSAIFLHPGSGDCHVFYPESQGDALLVEVQDAKKSVQGRTTIPVSSLTDNPSDRIRWWPIYHEDQECVGKIQLFIGSTITNNETNHIKSAPVVETLAYDLLLEAAMRAQHFHSRNLRLQGPWKWLLTEFADYYGVSDSYTKLRYLSHVMNVATPTKDCLELVNELLVPIIKARSERSLTRQEKNLLLDCETQTESLLENVFENYKSLDEDSPTGLADLFGPMQESAAPALAPAVQVYTLLHDILSLDSQNTLRNYLQTAAKRRCRKHMVETDEFVSNNSEGFLMDSITISTAYLKMKNLCINISKEIQADIKIHNQHVLPSSIDLSNIAAAVYSTELCNRLRGFLAAWPPASPQPHVNELLIATADFERDLELWNISLVQGGVDSRNLFHNYIMVWVQDMQLNLLELCKAEKLMMQVPWSGVMTNHSTSPFAEEMYDKIRDSLNQYEVVINRWPQYSLILENASANVERAIIKALERQYNDILTPLKDSIQKKLNLQVQKLTRRQSVAIYSVPNQLGTFLNTMKRILDVLHCRVEEILKSWAACLPVMGDKKSLFGEQMNGITVLLRTKYKNYLQAIVGKFISNMQANRNTRLKRILEETREEDGEAEVRERMQMLSSQLIDSISNLHEVFTSHIFIATCRGYWDRMGQIVLHFLEDRKENRVWYNGSYYALGILDDTFASQMQRLQGNSLQEKDLEPPRSVIEARSILCRDTANATDSSTFFYV; translated from the exons TGAGGAAACTTCGAGTAATACCAAGGAGGAAGCTTAAGAGCACATATTCACAGAGAGGTGCAATCTACATGCAAGCGGGGGCAGAGTATGTTCGGCATGTTTCGTCACTGTTGAAAACTGGCATGAATTCTCTGAAGATTGCCTCATTCTCAGTGACATCAGAAG AGCCACTATCATGCTTATTTCAATTGAAGAGTGCTACAGAAGATACTGAAGTAGAACCAGGTTCTGCTATTTTCTTGCACCCTGGAAGTGGTGACTGCCATGTCTT TTACCCAGAGAGCCAAGGGGATGCTCTTTTGGTGGAAGTCCAAGACGCAAAAAAATCAGTCCAAGGTCGAACTACAATTCCAGTTTCATCCCTTACTGACAACCCT AGTGACAGAATTAGGTGGTGGCCCATATACCATGAAGATCAAGAATGTGTTGGAAAGATCCAGCTTTTTATTGGGAGTACAATCACAAACAATGAGACTAATCACATAAAG AGTGCACCTGTTGTAGAAACTCTAGCCTATGATTTATTGCTGGAGGCAGCAATGCGTGCACAGCATTTTCATTCCCGGAACTTGCGGTTACAGGGACCTTGGAAGTGGTTGTTGACTGAATTTGCAGACTATTATGGTGTTTCTGATTCATATACTAAGCTGAG ATATCTTTCTCATGTCATGAATGTGGCGACTCCAACAAAAGACTGCTTAGAGCTCGTGAATGAATTGCTTGTACCCATAATAAAGGCTAGAAGTGAGAGAAGTTTGACAAGACAGGAG AAAAATTTACTATTGGATTGTGAAACCCAGACAGAGAGTCTATTGGAAAATGTTTTTGAGAACTACAAATCATTAGATGAAGACTCTCCTACAGGGTTAGCAGACTTGTTTGGTCCAATGCAAGAATCTGCAGCACCAGCTCTAGCACCTGCTGTCCAAGTCTACACTCTCCTTCATGATATCCTATCTCTAGATTCCCAAAACACGTTGAGAAACTATTTGCAG ACAGCAGCAAAAAGGAGATGTCGGAAGCACATGGTTGAGACTGATGAGTTTGTCTCCAACAACTCTGAAGGTTTCTTGATGGACTCCATTACCATCTCCACAGCATACTTAAAGATGAAGAATCTATGTATAAACATAAGTAAAGAAATTCAGGCAGACATCAAGATCCACAACCAGCATGTACTCCCCAG CTCCATTGACTTGTCAAACATTGCTGCTGCCGTTTATAGCACTGAGTTGTGTAACAGGCTTAGAGGTTTCCTTGCTGCATGGCCTCCAGCTAGCCCACAGCCACATGTAAATGAACTGTTAATAGCAACTGCTGATTTTGAAAGGGATCTTGAATTATGGAATATCAG TCTGGTGCAAGGTGGTGTAGACTCCAGGAATTTGTTTCACAATTATATAATGGTGTGGGTGCAAGATATGCAACTTAATTTACTTGAGCTTTGCAAAGCGGAAAAG TTAATGATGCAGGTGCCATGGTCAGGTGTGATGACAAATCATTCCACTTCACCATTTGCTGAGGAAATGTACGACAAGATTAGAGACAGCCTTAATCAGTATGAAGTGGTAATCAATCGATGGCCTCAGTACTCATTGATTTTGGAAAAT GCTTCTGCAAATGTGGAAAGAGCAATCATAAAAGCACTGGAGAGGCAATACAATGATATTTTGACACCTTTGAAAGATAGCATACAGAAGAAGCTTAATTTGCAGGTTCAGAAGCTCACAAGAAGGCAATCAGTGGCAATCTATTCTGTTCCTAATCAA TTGGGAACTTTTCTAAATACCATGAAGAGAATTCTTGATGTCCTACACTGTAGAGTGGAGGAAATTTTAAAGTCATGGGCGGCATGTCTTCCTGTCATGGGTGATAAGAAGTCACTATTTGGAGAGCAGATGAATGGGATCACAGTTCTCTTAAGAACAAAATACAAGAATTACTTGCAGGCAATAGTAGGGAAGTTCATTAGCAAT ATGCAAGCTAATAGAAATACACGACTCAAAAGGATTTTAGAGGAAACAAGGGAAGAAGATGGAGAGGCTGAGGTCCGTGAAAGAATGCAAATGTTGAGTTCTCAACTCATTGATTCTATATCCAACTTGCATGAGGTCTTTACAAGTCACATATTCATTGCAACCTGTCGCGGATACTGGGATAGGATGGGACAG ATTGTTCTGCATTTTCTCGAAGACAGAAAGGAAAATCGAGTATGGTATAATGGATCTTATTATGCTCTTGGG
- the LOC126721004 gene encoding uncharacterized protein LOC126721004 isoform X3: MEGRTTKSVEQICGSKTKKVVGKIRVEVRKLRVIPRRKLKSTYSQRGAIYMQAGAEYVRHVSSLLKTGMNSLKIASFSVTSEEPLSCLFQLKSATEDTEVEPGSAIFLHPGSGDCHVFYPESQGDALLVEVQDAKKSVQGRTTIPVSSLTDNPSDRIRWWPIYHEDQECVGKIQLFIGSTITNNETNHIKSAPVVETLAYDLLLEAAMRAQHFHSRNLRLQGPWKWLLTEFADYYGVSDSYTKLRYLSHVMNVATPTKDCLELVNELLVPIIKARSERSLTRQEKNLLLDCETQTESLLENVFENYKSLDEDSPTGLADLFGPMQESAAPALAPAVQVYTLLHDILSLDSQNTLRNYLQTAAKRRCRKHMVETDEFVSNNSEGFLMDSITISTAYLKMKNLCINISKEIQADIKIHNQHVLPSSIDLSNIAAAVYSTELCNRLRGFLAAWPPASPQPHVNELLIATADFERDLELWNISLVQGGVDSRNLFHNYIMVWVQDMQLNLLELCKAEKLMMQVPWSGVMTNHSTSPFAEEMYDKIRDSLNQYEVVINRWPQYSLILENASANVERAIIKALERQYNDILTPLKDSIQKKLNLQVQKLTRRQSVAIYSVPNQLGTFLNTMKRILDVLHCRVEEILKSWAACLPVMGDKKSLFGEQMNGITVLLRTKYKNYLQAIVGKFISNMQANRNTRLKRILEETREEDGEAEVRERMQMLSSQLIDSISNLHEVFTSHIFIATCRGYWDRMGQIVLHFLEDRKENRVWYNGSYYALGILDDTFASQMQRLQGNSLQEKDLEPPRSVIEARSILCRDTANATDSSTFFYV; encoded by the exons ATGGAAGGCAGGACTACCAAGAGTGTTGAACAAATATGCGGTTCAAAGACAAAGAAGGTTGTTGGAAAAATAAGAGTGGAAG TGAGGAAACTTCGAGTAATACCAAGGAGGAAGCTTAAGAGCACATATTCACAGAGAGGTGCAATCTACATGCAAGCGGGGGCAGAGTATGTTCGGCATGTTTCGTCACTGTTGAAAACTGGCATGAATTCTCTGAAGATTGCCTCATTCTCAGTGACATCAGAAG AGCCACTATCATGCTTATTTCAATTGAAGAGTGCTACAGAAGATACTGAAGTAGAACCAGGTTCTGCTATTTTCTTGCACCCTGGAAGTGGTGACTGCCATGTCTT TTACCCAGAGAGCCAAGGGGATGCTCTTTTGGTGGAAGTCCAAGACGCAAAAAAATCAGTCCAAGGTCGAACTACAATTCCAGTTTCATCCCTTACTGACAACCCT AGTGACAGAATTAGGTGGTGGCCCATATACCATGAAGATCAAGAATGTGTTGGAAAGATCCAGCTTTTTATTGGGAGTACAATCACAAACAATGAGACTAATCACATAAAG AGTGCACCTGTTGTAGAAACTCTAGCCTATGATTTATTGCTGGAGGCAGCAATGCGTGCACAGCATTTTCATTCCCGGAACTTGCGGTTACAGGGACCTTGGAAGTGGTTGTTGACTGAATTTGCAGACTATTATGGTGTTTCTGATTCATATACTAAGCTGAG ATATCTTTCTCATGTCATGAATGTGGCGACTCCAACAAAAGACTGCTTAGAGCTCGTGAATGAATTGCTTGTACCCATAATAAAGGCTAGAAGTGAGAGAAGTTTGACAAGACAGGAG AAAAATTTACTATTGGATTGTGAAACCCAGACAGAGAGTCTATTGGAAAATGTTTTTGAGAACTACAAATCATTAGATGAAGACTCTCCTACAGGGTTAGCAGACTTGTTTGGTCCAATGCAAGAATCTGCAGCACCAGCTCTAGCACCTGCTGTCCAAGTCTACACTCTCCTTCATGATATCCTATCTCTAGATTCCCAAAACACGTTGAGAAACTATTTGCAG ACAGCAGCAAAAAGGAGATGTCGGAAGCACATGGTTGAGACTGATGAGTTTGTCTCCAACAACTCTGAAGGTTTCTTGATGGACTCCATTACCATCTCCACAGCATACTTAAAGATGAAGAATCTATGTATAAACATAAGTAAAGAAATTCAGGCAGACATCAAGATCCACAACCAGCATGTACTCCCCAG CTCCATTGACTTGTCAAACATTGCTGCTGCCGTTTATAGCACTGAGTTGTGTAACAGGCTTAGAGGTTTCCTTGCTGCATGGCCTCCAGCTAGCCCACAGCCACATGTAAATGAACTGTTAATAGCAACTGCTGATTTTGAAAGGGATCTTGAATTATGGAATATCAG TCTGGTGCAAGGTGGTGTAGACTCCAGGAATTTGTTTCACAATTATATAATGGTGTGGGTGCAAGATATGCAACTTAATTTACTTGAGCTTTGCAAAGCGGAAAAG TTAATGATGCAGGTGCCATGGTCAGGTGTGATGACAAATCATTCCACTTCACCATTTGCTGAGGAAATGTACGACAAGATTAGAGACAGCCTTAATCAGTATGAAGTGGTAATCAATCGATGGCCTCAGTACTCATTGATTTTGGAAAAT GCTTCTGCAAATGTGGAAAGAGCAATCATAAAAGCACTGGAGAGGCAATACAATGATATTTTGACACCTTTGAAAGATAGCATACAGAAGAAGCTTAATTTGCAGGTTCAGAAGCTCACAAGAAGGCAATCAGTGGCAATCTATTCTGTTCCTAATCAA TTGGGAACTTTTCTAAATACCATGAAGAGAATTCTTGATGTCCTACACTGTAGAGTGGAGGAAATTTTAAAGTCATGGGCGGCATGTCTTCCTGTCATGGGTGATAAGAAGTCACTATTTGGAGAGCAGATGAATGGGATCACAGTTCTCTTAAGAACAAAATACAAGAATTACTTGCAGGCAATAGTAGGGAAGTTCATTAGCAAT ATGCAAGCTAATAGAAATACACGACTCAAAAGGATTTTAGAGGAAACAAGGGAAGAAGATGGAGAGGCTGAGGTCCGTGAAAGAATGCAAATGTTGAGTTCTCAACTCATTGATTCTATATCCAACTTGCATGAGGTCTTTACAAGTCACATATTCATTGCAACCTGTCGCGGATACTGGGATAGGATGGGACAG ATTGTTCTGCATTTTCTCGAAGACAGAAAGGAAAATCGAGTATGGTATAATGGATCTTATTATGCTCTTGGG